A DNA window from Balneolaceae bacterium contains the following coding sequences:
- a CDS encoding alanine/ornithine racemase family PLP-dependent enzyme, protein MAYLKLYRDKLRHNYRFLDELFKENDIKWGITTKLLCGNEASLREVAELGIGEMHDSRVSNLRRIKEIDPEVMTIYIKPPPRDTVEEVVRYADASLNTELATLHALSEEAQRQDTVHKVIIMIEMGDLREGVIRDNLIDFYEKVFELPAIEVIGIGTNLNCMYGVMPDEDKLIQLSLYKQIIELRFNKSIPLVSGGTSVTIPLLLRNQLPSGINHFRVGESLFFGRDLYTGGTIEGMEAGVMELYTQIIEIADKPKMPSGELGANPQGQTHQVDEDKLGETSYRAILDIGYLDINPEYLINVHEDVTIADASSDMLILDVGDNQAGYQVGDFIRFRMKYMGALGIMNSDYIDKKIE, encoded by the coding sequence ATGGCCTATCTGAAACTCTATCGCGACAAGTTGCGCCACAACTACCGTTTCCTGGACGAGCTGTTCAAGGAGAACGACATCAAATGGGGCATCACCACCAAGCTGCTCTGCGGCAATGAGGCCTCTCTTCGGGAGGTAGCCGAACTGGGTATTGGCGAGATGCACGACTCGCGGGTCAGCAACCTGCGGCGCATCAAGGAGATTGACCCGGAGGTGATGACCATCTACATCAAGCCCCCGCCCCGTGACACCGTGGAGGAGGTGGTCCGCTACGCCGACGCCAGCCTCAATACCGAGCTGGCCACCCTGCACGCCCTCTCCGAAGAGGCGCAACGGCAGGACACCGTCCACAAGGTGATCATCATGATCGAGATGGGCGATCTGCGGGAGGGGGTGATCCGGGACAACCTCATCGACTTTTACGAGAAGGTGTTTGAATTGCCCGCCATCGAGGTGATCGGCATTGGCACCAACCTGAACTGCATGTACGGGGTGATGCCCGACGAGGACAAGCTTATCCAGCTCTCCCTCTACAAGCAGATCATCGAACTGCGTTTCAACAAGTCCATCCCGCTGGTTTCGGGCGGCACAAGTGTGACCATCCCCCTGCTGTTGCGCAATCAGCTTCCCAGCGGCATCAACCACTTTCGTGTGGGCGAGTCCCTTTTCTTTGGACGCGACCTCTATACGGGCGGCACCATCGAGGGTATGGAGGCGGGGGTGATGGAGTTGTATACGCAGATTATCGAAATAGCCGATAAGCCCAAGATGCCCAGCGGGGAGCTGGGCGCCAACCCCCAGGGGCAGACGCACCAGGTGGACGAGGATAAGCTGGGGGAGACCTCCTACCGCGCCATTCTCGATATTGGTTACCTGGATATCAATCCCGAATACCTGATCAACGTTCACGAAGATGTGACCATTGCCGACGCCAGTTCCGACATGCTGATCCTGGACGTGGGCGACAACCAGGCGGGCTACCAGGTGGGTGATTTCATCCGCTTCCGCATGAAGTACATGGGCGCCCTGGGCATCATGAACTCCGATTACATCGACAAGAAAATCGAATGA
- a CDS encoding GNAT family N-acetyltransferase → MIDLHIINSEESGEVPFTRDQIADFLYEHLDEFGDAREHILASIAYAYGEENGQDGFVLVASDGKQLVGAVVINDTNMGGYIPEHILVYIATHGDYRGQGVGSRMMERILERTEGDVALHVEHDNPARHLYEKYDFTNKYLEYRHSK, encoded by the coding sequence ATGATTGACTTGCATATTATCAACAGCGAAGAGAGCGGCGAGGTGCCTTTTACCAGGGACCAGATCGCCGATTTTCTATATGAGCACCTCGACGAGTTCGGGGATGCCCGCGAACACATTCTCGCCTCCATCGCCTACGCCTACGGGGAGGAGAACGGCCAGGACGGCTTCGTGCTGGTGGCCTCCGACGGGAAGCAGCTGGTCGGCGCCGTCGTGATTAACGACACCAACATGGGTGGCTACATCCCCGAGCATATCCTGGTCTATATTGCCACACACGGCGACTACCGGGGGCAGGGGGTGGGCAGCCGCATGATGGAGCGTATACTGGAACGCACCGAAGGCGACGTGGCGCTGCACGTGGAGCACGACAACCCGGCGCGCCACCTTTACGAGAAGTACGACTTCACCAACAAGTATCTGGAATACAGGCATAGCAAGTAG
- a CDS encoding sodium:solute symporter family protein — MHWIDLSIFILYMIGMLGFGYFFLHRNKGADDYYVGGRNMSSLHVGLSVVATDVGGGFSIGLGGLGFTLGLSGSWMLFTGLLGAWMAAVLLIPKVKGNPAFDKALTFPQVFEHYFNARVALVAGIISAVGYAGFTSSQILAGAKLANGTFANLDLQTALIIMGSVAVIYTVMGGLKAVIYTDTIQWGLLMVGLVFIGIPISYSAVGGWEAIQAAVDPSMLSLGNMTWQRVVYWGATIIPIWFVGMTLYQRIYACRDEKTAKRAWYMAGLFEWPVMAFMGVSLGLFAKVGAAQGMFDYLGAANIAETDPETGLPMLLRTVLPVGLMGIMMSAYFSAILSTADSCLMAASGNVVTDIIGFFRDVDPDSTSFLRFSQVTTLVLGVAALLIASAMESVLNLMLYSYAFMVSGLFVPILGALYWPKSSPAGAIAAMVMGGGTTVCLQVFLQQLPLGLDANVFGIAVSAIVFVSVSLLFPGRRS; from the coding sequence ATGCACTGGATCGACCTGTCCATCTTCATCCTGTACATGATCGGGATGCTGGGCTTCGGTTATTTCTTTCTGCACAGGAACAAGGGGGCCGACGACTATTACGTGGGGGGACGCAACATGAGCAGCCTCCACGTGGGACTTTCCGTGGTGGCCACAGACGTGGGCGGAGGTTTTTCCATCGGACTCGGGGGACTGGGTTTCACCCTGGGACTTTCGGGTTCCTGGATGCTCTTCACCGGCCTGCTGGGCGCCTGGATGGCGGCCGTGCTGCTCATTCCCAAGGTCAAGGGCAACCCGGCCTTTGACAAGGCCCTTACCTTTCCGCAGGTCTTCGAACACTACTTCAATGCCAGGGTGGCCCTGGTGGCCGGCATCATCTCCGCTGTGGGATACGCCGGATTTACCAGCTCGCAGATCCTGGCGGGCGCCAAGCTGGCCAACGGCACCTTCGCCAATCTCGATCTGCAGACTGCGCTCATCATCATGGGCTCGGTCGCCGTAATCTACACCGTTATGGGCGGGCTCAAGGCCGTCATCTACACCGACACCATCCAGTGGGGACTGCTGATGGTGGGACTGGTCTTCATCGGCATTCCCATCTCCTATAGCGCCGTGGGCGGATGGGAGGCCATCCAGGCGGCGGTGGACCCCTCCATGCTTTCCCTGGGTAACATGACCTGGCAGCGCGTGGTCTACTGGGGAGCCACCATTATTCCCATCTGGTTTGTGGGCATGACCCTATACCAGCGCATCTACGCCTGCCGCGACGAGAAGACGGCCAAGCGCGCCTGGTATATGGCCGGCCTGTTCGAGTGGCCTGTGATGGCCTTTATGGGGGTGTCATTGGGACTCTTCGCCAAGGTGGGCGCCGCACAGGGCATGTTTGATTACCTGGGTGCCGCCAATATCGCTGAAACTGACCCCGAGACGGGACTTCCCATGCTGCTTCGCACCGTGCTGCCCGTGGGACTGATGGGCATTATGATGAGCGCGTACTTCTCGGCCATACTGTCGACGGCCGACAGCTGCCTGATGGCGGCCTCAGGCAATGTGGTCACGGACATTATCGGCTTTTTCCGGGACGTGGATCCCGACAGCACCTCCTTCCTCCGGTTCTCGCAGGTGACCACCCTGGTACTCGGCGTTGCCGCGCTGCTGATTGCCAGCGCCATGGAGAGCGTGCTCAACCTGATGCTCTATTCCTACGCCTTCATGGTATCCGGGCTCTTCGTTCCCATCCTGGGCGCTCTCTACTGGCCCAAAAGCAGCCCCGCAGGCGCCATCGCCGCCATGGTCATGGGGGGAGGAACTACGGTCTGCCTCCAGGTGTTTTTACAGCAGCTTCCGCTGGGACTGGACGCCAACGTCTTCGGTATTGCCGTGTCGGCCATCGTATTCGTATCGGTTTCCCTGCTCTTCCCAGGCCGGCGATCGTGA
- a CDS encoding polymer-forming cytoskeletal protein — MKEDCTYFDKHTSFKGSISSPDEVVVEGHVRGEVEAARKVTILSGAEVRGPIRTAKILLQEGAYHLGALSLSDRPDAISLSDIERLRPARYATSPPPTQAGRSGDTGPGNGRSPEKDDGRPEKRNQQLPESRTEGKEEAVPAGFPGDPDQMERLW; from the coding sequence GTGAAGGAAGACTGCACCTATTTCGACAAACACACCTCATTCAAGGGATCCATCTCCTCGCCTGACGAAGTGGTGGTGGAGGGCCATGTGCGTGGCGAGGTGGAGGCTGCCCGCAAGGTCACGATCCTTAGCGGCGCCGAGGTACGCGGACCCATTCGCACCGCGAAGATCCTTCTGCAGGAGGGTGCCTACCACCTGGGTGCGCTCAGTCTTTCCGACCGACCCGACGCCATTTCCCTCTCCGACATCGAACGGCTCCGCCCGGCCCGATACGCCACCTCGCCGCCTCCCACGCAGGCCGGCCGCAGCGGGGATACCGGCCCTGGAAACGGCCGGAGCCCGGAAAAGGATGACGGGCGGCCAGAAAAAAGGAATCAGCAGCTTCCCGAATCCCGTACCGAAGGCAAGGAGGAAGCCGTACCCGCCGGCTTTCCCGGCGATCCCGACCAGATGGAGCGGCTCTGGTGA
- a CDS encoding ParM/StbA family protein — translation MVDISSFPSVFESTRAQLNGVSNTLLDGLKIEYQEESYMVGNLALKEGLSPHRLINCAPGELDFEVMLRAALLVAQSKAGSNFSFTMGFPFEMFQLHKDSAKQKLTRSYDISYDSSTFKRGDGMGRQVVTVNVDNVYVIPEVAGGIIALRHGPVAEKNNFFILSLGYGSMEGVLSTPNGIIRRTATSARGLRYAINMMKEELQKNHYLGFKTEHQLNNAFQNGRININKRMVDLTALRQRVLKSYYENIVRPAVANAFEDSDFEDCSKMYIVGGGAYFNELTSQISSQFEGILNVQITDEPEKMAVNGYCINTSRQIDQGVPIGIDMGNANTLVCAMNQQP, via the coding sequence ATGGTAGATATTTCTTCGTTTCCCAGTGTATTTGAGTCAACCAGGGCACAGCTGAACGGGGTAAGCAACACCCTTCTGGACGGACTCAAGATCGAGTACCAGGAAGAGTCCTATATGGTCGGAAACTTGGCCCTCAAGGAAGGGCTGTCCCCTCACCGGCTCATCAACTGCGCACCCGGCGAACTTGACTTTGAGGTCATGCTCCGGGCCGCCCTGCTGGTTGCCCAGAGCAAGGCGGGCAGCAATTTTTCCTTTACAATGGGATTCCCCTTCGAAATGTTCCAGCTGCACAAGGATTCGGCCAAGCAGAAGCTGACCCGCTCCTACGACATTTCCTACGACAGTTCCACCTTCAAGAGGGGCGACGGCATGGGCCGTCAGGTGGTGACAGTAAACGTTGATAACGTCTATGTCATTCCTGAAGTGGCGGGCGGCATCATCGCCCTGCGCCACGGCCCGGTGGCCGAAAAGAACAACTTCTTTATCCTAAGTCTCGGCTACGGGTCCATGGAGGGCGTGCTCAGCACCCCCAACGGCATCATCCGCCGGACGGCAACCAGCGCGCGGGGTCTGCGCTACGCCATCAACATGATGAAGGAGGAGCTCCAGAAAAACCACTACCTTGGTTTCAAGACTGAGCACCAGCTCAACAACGCCTTCCAGAACGGGCGCATCAACATCAACAAGCGTATGGTCGACCTGACCGCCCTGCGCCAGCGCGTACTGAAGTCCTATTACGAGAACATCGTGCGCCCGGCCGTGGCCAACGCCTTCGAGGACTCCGACTTCGAGGACTGCTCGAAGATGTACATCGTGGGAGGCGGGGCCTATTTCAACGAGCTTACCAGCCAAATCTCCTCGCAGTTCGAAGGCATCCTCAACGTTCAGATTACAGACGAGCCTGAGAAAATGGCCGTCAACGGATACTGCATCAATACCTCGCGGCAGATCGATCAGGGCGTTCCCATCGGAATTGACATGGGCAACGCAAATACCCTGGTCTGCGCGATGAACCAGCAGCCCTGA
- the rocD gene encoding ornithine--oxo-acid transaminase produces the protein MITSQEATQLEDKYGAHNYHPLPVVLSRGEGVHVWDPEGNRYYDFLSAYSAVNQGHGHPRVVQALTEQAGQLSLTSRAFYNDRLGAYEKYMSDYFGYDKLLPMNTGAEGVETAIKLCRKWAYQKKGIPEGKAKIIVADGNFHGRTVTIISFSNDPLARDEFGPYTPGFESIPYNDLDALEEALKDDHVAGFMVEPIQGEAGVVVPDEGYLKGAEELCREHNVLLIADEIQTGLARTGKRLCVDHEDVRPDMIILGKALSGGAYPVSAVMADNEIMNCIKPGEHGSTYGGNPLACAVAIAALDVLRDENLAENAEKLGKIFRSEMQKLVDDIDLLKLVRGKGLLNAVVINDSPDSDTAWNICVQLKENGMLAKPTHGNIIRFAPPLVMTEEQLHDCVSIIEKTFREYGG, from the coding sequence ATGATTACCAGCCAAGAAGCCACACAACTCGAAGACAAGTACGGCGCGCACAACTATCACCCGCTGCCCGTGGTCCTCTCCCGCGGAGAGGGGGTTCATGTGTGGGACCCGGAGGGCAACCGCTACTACGATTTCCTATCGGCTTACTCGGCCGTCAACCAGGGACATGGCCATCCCAGGGTGGTGCAGGCCCTCACCGAACAGGCCGGACAGCTCTCCCTCACCTCCCGCGCCTTCTACAACGACCGCCTGGGGGCCTATGAGAAGTACATGAGCGATTATTTCGGCTACGACAAGCTGCTGCCGATGAATACCGGCGCGGAGGGCGTGGAGACAGCCATCAAGCTCTGCCGTAAGTGGGCCTACCAGAAAAAGGGCATTCCCGAAGGCAAGGCCAAGATCATCGTGGCCGACGGCAACTTCCACGGGCGCACGGTCACTATTATCTCCTTTTCCAACGACCCGCTGGCCCGAGACGAATTCGGCCCCTATACCCCGGGTTTTGAATCCATCCCCTATAACGACCTGGACGCACTGGAGGAGGCGCTGAAGGACGATCACGTGGCCGGTTTTATGGTGGAACCCATCCAGGGCGAGGCCGGCGTGGTGGTCCCCGACGAGGGCTACCTTAAAGGGGCCGAAGAGCTCTGCCGGGAGCACAACGTGCTGCTCATCGCCGACGAAATCCAGACCGGACTGGCGCGCACAGGCAAGAGGCTGTGCGTGGACCACGAGGACGTACGTCCCGATATGATCATTCTCGGCAAAGCCCTCTCGGGCGGCGCCTATCCCGTTTCGGCGGTCATGGCCGACAATGAGATCATGAACTGCATCAAACCGGGCGAACACGGCTCCACCTACGGGGGCAACCCCCTGGCCTGCGCGGTCGCCATTGCGGCCCTGGACGTGCTGCGCGACGAGAACCTGGCCGAAAACGCCGAAAAGCTGGGTAAGATTTTCCGAAGCGAGATGCAGAAACTGGTGGACGATATCGACCTGCTCAAGCTGGTGCGCGGCAAGGGCCTGCTGAACGCCGTGGTCATCAACGACAGCCCGGACAGCGACACCGCATGGAACATCTGCGTACAGCTCAAGGAAAACGGCATGCTGGCCAAACCCACCCACGGCAACATCATCCGCTTCGCCCCTCCCCTGGTGATGACCGAGGAGCAGCTTCACGACTGCGTCTCCATCATCGAGAAGACGTTCCGGGAATACGGGGGCTGA
- a CDS encoding mobile mystery protein A produces the protein MDYWDKKLIREQLDQKLKKLKPLLQLPVPERGWIKTIRESLGMSTYDLADRADLDQSRISRIESAEARREIKISTLEKIADALGVTFVYGFVPKSTLEDLVREQARKIALKRMNRTDHSMKLEEQGLGDDELERALKDHIDQILVEEPATFWSE, from the coding sequence ATGGATTATTGGGACAAAAAGCTTATCCGTGAACAGCTGGATCAGAAGTTGAAAAAGTTGAAGCCGTTACTGCAGCTTCCAGTGCCAGAAAGAGGCTGGATCAAAACCATACGTGAAAGTCTTGGCATGTCTACCTACGATCTGGCGGATCGCGCTGACCTTGACCAGTCAAGGATATCGCGCATAGAATCGGCCGAAGCCAGGCGAGAAATTAAGATATCGACGCTGGAGAAAATTGCGGATGCTCTGGGGGTAACCTTTGTCTACGGTTTTGTACCGAAATCCACGCTGGAAGATCTGGTTCGCGAGCAAGCCAGAAAGATCGCCTTGAAACGCATGAACAGGACGGACCACTCCATGAAGTTGGAGGAACAAGGTCTGGGTGATGATGAGCTGGAAAGGGCGTTGAAGGATCACATTGACCAGATCCTGGTGGAAGAGCCTGCTACCTTTTGGAGCGAATAA
- the lat gene encoding L-lysine 6-transaminase, with translation MSADELIHPRNVHEILNRHILTDGYDIVLDLQKSKGMMLHDARSGKEYLDLFTFFASNPLGMNHPALDNAEFRDKLGRVAVNKPSNSDIYTGEMAEFVDNFSRVGIPGYLPHSFFIAGGALAVENALKVAFDWKVQKNFEKGYREERGFKVLHLDQAFHGRSGYTLSLTNTDPRKTRYFPKFDWPRIASPAMEYPETPERAASAEERERRALAQAERHFERNPDQIACIILEPIQGEGGDRHFRPEFHRALRELADRHEALLVHDEVQTGVGLTGRFWAHEHYIKPDILAFGKKAQVCGILAGERIDEVPDNCFKVSSRINSTWGGNLVDMVRFGRILQVIEEEELVQNAEQKGQFLQKGLRELASEHEVLSNPRGKGLMCAVDLPDAATRDAVRRACFERQMMILGCGERTLRFRPPLTVQQEQLTRALEIVEASVKAVKA, from the coding sequence ATGTCCGCCGACGAGCTCATTCATCCCCGGAACGTCCACGAAATCCTGAACCGGCACATCCTGACGGACGGCTACGACATCGTACTCGACCTGCAGAAGAGCAAGGGCATGATGCTGCACGACGCGCGCAGCGGCAAGGAGTACCTGGACCTGTTCACCTTCTTCGCCTCCAACCCGCTGGGCATGAACCACCCGGCCCTGGATAACGCCGAATTCCGCGATAAGCTCGGCCGGGTCGCCGTCAACAAGCCCTCCAACTCCGATATCTACACCGGCGAGATGGCCGAGTTCGTGGACAACTTCTCGCGAGTGGGCATTCCAGGCTACCTTCCCCACTCCTTCTTCATCGCGGGAGGAGCGCTGGCCGTGGAGAACGCCCTCAAGGTGGCATTCGACTGGAAGGTGCAGAAAAACTTCGAGAAGGGCTACCGCGAGGAGCGGGGTTTCAAGGTGCTTCACCTTGACCAGGCCTTTCACGGGCGGTCGGGCTACACCCTCTCGCTCACCAACACCGACCCGCGCAAGACGCGCTACTTTCCCAAGTTCGACTGGCCGCGGATCGCCTCGCCCGCCATGGAATACCCCGAAACCCCCGAACGCGCCGCCTCCGCGGAAGAGCGGGAGCGCAGGGCTCTGGCCCAGGCGGAGCGCCACTTCGAACGCAACCCCGACCAGATCGCCTGCATCATACTGGAGCCCATCCAGGGCGAGGGAGGCGACCGTCACTTCCGGCCTGAGTTTCACCGGGCGCTGCGGGAGCTGGCCGACCGCCACGAGGCCCTGCTGGTTCACGATGAGGTGCAGACCGGCGTGGGACTTACCGGACGCTTCTGGGCCCACGAACACTACATCAAACCTGACATCCTGGCCTTCGGCAAGAAGGCCCAGGTATGCGGCATTCTGGCAGGAGAGCGCATCGACGAGGTGCCCGACAACTGTTTCAAGGTCTCCTCGCGCATCAACTCCACATGGGGAGGCAACCTGGTCGACATGGTGCGCTTCGGGCGCATCCTGCAGGTCATCGAGGAGGAGGAGCTGGTGCAGAACGCCGAACAGAAGGGACAATTCCTGCAAAAGGGTCTCCGGGAGCTGGCCTCGGAACACGAGGTGCTTTCCAACCCACGGGGCAAGGGACTGATGTGCGCGGTGGACCTGCCCGATGCGGCCACGCGCGATGCGGTGCGCAGGGCGTGTTTCGAGCGGCAGATGATGATCCTTGGCTGCGGCGAGCGCACCCTTCGCTTCCGTCCTCCGCTCACGGTGCAGCAGGAGCAGCTGACACGGGCCCTTGAAATCGTGGAGGCCTCCGTGAAGGCGGTGAAAGCATAA